A genomic window from Arthrobacter sp. FW305-BF8 includes:
- a CDS encoding YciI family protein — protein MGTFAVTYDYSAASTAGRDEHRPRHVEFLQKQFDDGRLVKSGPFGPEEDPGALLIIEADSKAAVEALMDQDPFYLNGLVAQRRIRQWNVFFDATTAANAGADAARR, from the coding sequence ATGGGAACATTCGCTGTCACCTACGACTATTCCGCCGCCTCCACCGCGGGACGGGACGAACACCGCCCGCGCCACGTCGAATTCCTGCAGAAGCAGTTCGACGACGGCCGGCTGGTAAAGAGCGGTCCGTTCGGGCCGGAGGAGGACCCGGGCGCGCTGCTGATCATCGAGGCGGACTCGAAAGCCGCCGTCGAAGCGCTTATGGACCAGGACCCGTTCTACCTCAACGGCCTCGTGGCGCAGCGCCGCATCCGGCAGTGGAACGTGTTTTTTGACGCCACCACCGCTGCCAACGCCGGCGCCGACGCCGCCCGGAGGTAG
- a CDS encoding FAD-dependent oxidoreductase: protein MSAGDGVSGAAGPLLTPAGNISGTYDVVVAGSGAAGLVAAIRAADAGLRVLVAEKAALLGGTTAAGGGVMWAPNNHLALQAGYRDSHEDGVAYLTEAAGHVLTAAEVEWYVSTAPRAVAYLDGETRLSLIPIARPDYHMEWRGAADGGRGLDNGAFDPSGYPGLSEAIRPSSYFPLLTMTERDQLNGRAADPELLARRAATGMRTMGGALVGSLLASALDRGVEIAVSAPMEDLARGGDIWTVTLGGTAAGKTTSAAAVVLASGGFEWNPRLRQAFLPFPVTPISAPSNEGDGLELGLKAGAAVADMTAIWGVPVISEAAHQYDGVRSGRMGNVEMTLPGSITVNAAGKRFVNEALNYHDACRVFASVDPLTGRQQNNPAWLVFDASYLAKYPVAGSAAGIPADWMTAAGSLEELAGKVGIDPSGLAATVSRFNADAGKGVDTEFHRGATAQDRFLGDAANTPNPCLAPLATAPFYAVRISAGVLGTSGGLDTDFSGRVLDRHRQPIPGLYAAGNVSAGVFRNNYPGGGATLGSAITRAFAVGEHLAATL, encoded by the coding sequence GTGAGCGCGGGCGACGGCGTGAGCGGTGCAGCAGGCCCCCTCCTTACCCCCGCCGGGAACATCTCGGGCACCTACGACGTGGTGGTCGCGGGCAGTGGAGCAGCCGGCCTGGTCGCCGCGATCCGGGCGGCCGACGCCGGCCTGAGGGTGTTGGTGGCCGAGAAGGCGGCGCTGCTGGGTGGCACCACAGCGGCCGGAGGCGGAGTGATGTGGGCACCGAACAACCACCTCGCCCTCCAGGCCGGATACCGGGACAGCCATGAGGACGGGGTCGCGTACCTCACCGAGGCCGCCGGGCACGTGCTGACCGCAGCGGAAGTGGAGTGGTACGTCAGCACGGCACCGCGCGCCGTCGCGTATCTCGACGGCGAAACCCGGCTGTCCCTGATACCGATCGCACGCCCGGATTACCACATGGAATGGCGCGGTGCGGCCGACGGCGGACGCGGCCTGGACAACGGCGCCTTCGACCCGTCCGGGTACCCGGGCCTCTCGGAGGCGATTCGGCCGTCGTCGTATTTTCCGCTGCTGACCATGACCGAACGCGACCAATTGAACGGCCGGGCGGCGGATCCGGAGCTGCTGGCCCGGCGTGCTGCCACGGGCATGCGGACCATGGGCGGCGCCCTGGTGGGGTCGCTGCTGGCCAGCGCGCTGGACCGCGGCGTGGAGATTGCGGTCTCCGCGCCGATGGAAGACTTGGCCCGCGGCGGGGACATATGGACCGTGACCCTCGGCGGCACCGCAGCCGGCAAGACTACTTCAGCGGCCGCCGTCGTACTCGCTTCCGGCGGTTTCGAATGGAACCCGCGGCTCCGCCAGGCGTTCCTGCCGTTTCCGGTGACACCCATCAGCGCGCCGTCCAACGAGGGCGACGGCCTGGAGCTGGGGCTGAAGGCGGGCGCCGCGGTGGCGGACATGACCGCCATCTGGGGAGTGCCGGTGATTTCCGAGGCCGCCCACCAGTACGACGGCGTTCGGTCCGGCCGGATGGGAAACGTGGAAATGACCCTCCCGGGCTCGATCACGGTGAATGCGGCCGGTAAGCGGTTCGTCAATGAAGCGCTGAACTACCACGACGCATGCCGCGTGTTCGCCTCCGTCGACCCGCTGACCGGCCGGCAGCAGAACAATCCGGCCTGGCTCGTGTTCGATGCGTCGTACCTGGCGAAATACCCGGTGGCTGGTTCGGCGGCTGGCATTCCGGCCGACTGGATGACGGCCGCGGGATCGCTGGAAGAGCTGGCCGGCAAGGTGGGAATCGACCCCTCCGGGCTGGCCGCCACGGTGAGCCGCTTTAACGCCGACGCCGGGAAGGGCGTGGATACGGAGTTCCATCGCGGCGCGACGGCGCAGGACCGCTTCCTGGGCGACGCCGCCAACACGCCCAACCCGTGCCTCGCCCCTTTGGCGACGGCCCCGTTTTACGCGGTCCGGATTTCCGCCGGCGTGCTGGGAACCTCCGGCGGCCTGGACACCGACTTCAGC
- a CDS encoding alcohol dehydrogenase catalytic domain-containing protein, with amino-acid sequence MLIARTVSKETIQYEDVPEPALEPGHALIRVHNITLCGTDLHIWEDDYPAGLPVIQGHEFAGVVESIGQNDAGIRAGDRVAVSPMVYCGECRPCRLGRFNVCENIGCIGCYSDGALVELISVPVEKLCPVPEGLELDLAAMAEPASIAIQAVNRGRPSPGETALVLGSGPIGLLATLHLTDLGVRVVCADTEPDRLELATAFGAVDTLLVDPRAGFPGADQAVRLDALTDSSGPELVIEATGVPSSLENAIRLVASAGRIVQVGISARTASVPMNTIPFKEIDLLGSRNSLNLIPAGLELLAGHRDQARALMTHRFRFEVLQQAFELMRSRTEPVGKIVVDMPAGQPTPPAGTAALTEVQP; translated from the coding sequence ATGCTGATTGCGCGCACAGTCTCCAAGGAGACCATCCAGTACGAGGACGTTCCGGAGCCGGCCCTCGAACCCGGTCACGCCCTAATCCGCGTCCATAACATCACCCTGTGCGGCACTGACCTGCACATCTGGGAGGACGACTATCCGGCCGGGCTGCCCGTCATCCAGGGCCATGAATTCGCGGGAGTCGTCGAGTCCATCGGCCAGAACGACGCCGGCATCCGCGCCGGTGACCGGGTTGCTGTGAGCCCGATGGTCTACTGCGGGGAGTGCCGGCCGTGCCGCCTTGGCCGGTTCAACGTCTGCGAGAACATCGGCTGCATCGGCTGCTATTCGGACGGCGCGCTCGTGGAGCTGATCAGCGTGCCGGTCGAGAAGCTATGCCCCGTGCCGGAGGGCCTGGAACTGGATCTGGCCGCCATGGCGGAGCCCGCGTCCATCGCCATTCAGGCGGTGAACCGGGGCAGGCCGTCGCCCGGCGAGACCGCCCTGGTGCTGGGCAGCGGTCCGATCGGGCTGCTCGCCACGCTGCATCTGACAGACCTCGGCGTGCGGGTCGTCTGCGCCGACACGGAACCGGACCGGCTGGAGCTGGCCACAGCGTTTGGCGCTGTGGACACGCTGCTCGTCGATCCCCGGGCAGGCTTCCCCGGCGCCGACCAGGCAGTCCGGCTGGATGCGCTGACGGATTCGTCCGGGCCGGAGCTGGTCATCGAGGCCACGGGTGTTCCGTCCTCGCTGGAGAACGCCATCCGCCTGGTGGCGAGCGCCGGACGGATCGTGCAGGTAGGGATTTCGGCGCGGACCGCGTCCGTTCCGATGAACACCATTCCTTTCAAGGAGATCGACCTGCTGGGCAGCAGGAACAGCCTGAACCTCATCCCGGCAGGACTGGAGCTGCTGGCCGGGCACCGGGACCAGGCCCGAGCGCTGATGACGCACCGTTTCCGCTTCGAGGTCCTGCAGCAAGCCTTCGAACTCATGCGCAGCCGCACCGAGCCTGTTGGCAAGATCGTGGTGGACATGCCGGCCGGGCAGCCCACTCCCCCGGCCGGAACTGCCGCGCTTACGGAGGTCCAGCCGTGA
- a CDS encoding MFS transporter, translating into MTDLAPTATAEAKQYQLKRAKKAALAAFLGGALEYYDFFIYATAASLVFSKIFFPSGDPTVALIASFATFGVAYVARPFGAVVFGHLGDKIGRKNTLVLTLVLMGSATFLIGALPDFNAAGYWAPALLVVLRLMQGLSAGAETAGASALSTEEAPEGHRGFFASFAMSGISAGIVLASLAFLPVAAMNEADRLAWGWRIPFWLSLVVLVVAYLVRRSLEEPEVFEEKHDHGELVKLPFAKMFKTHPAQFFQVALMSFETVTNTFMQSFGLAYAVSVGVPASTMLWVSIVGNVIAMFSQPLLARLSDRFGRRPVFIAGVLGSGLMIFVYFSVISTGNIPMIFLASTVITAGTYSMSNAIYPAWFSELFNVKVRYSGMAIGLQVGILCAGFTPLLGTALVGADKANWGPAAWIVAASSLLAVAGAYWARETHKTPLRQLGNPVK; encoded by the coding sequence ATGACCGATCTCGCCCCCACTGCCACCGCTGAGGCGAAGCAGTACCAGTTGAAGCGCGCCAAGAAGGCCGCCCTCGCCGCTTTCCTGGGCGGCGCGCTGGAGTACTACGACTTCTTTATCTACGCCACAGCGGCGTCACTGGTTTTCTCCAAGATCTTCTTCCCCTCCGGCGACCCCACCGTCGCCCTCATCGCCTCCTTTGCCACCTTTGGCGTGGCCTACGTGGCACGGCCCTTCGGCGCCGTCGTCTTCGGCCACCTGGGGGACAAGATCGGCCGCAAGAACACCCTCGTCCTGACCCTGGTGCTGATGGGGTCGGCCACGTTCCTGATCGGCGCACTGCCCGACTTCAACGCCGCCGGCTACTGGGCACCGGCACTGCTGGTGGTGCTGCGCCTCATGCAGGGGTTGTCCGCCGGCGCGGAAACGGCCGGCGCTTCCGCCCTGTCCACCGAGGAAGCACCTGAAGGGCACCGCGGCTTCTTTGCCAGCTTCGCGATGAGTGGCATCTCCGCCGGCATCGTCCTGGCCTCCCTCGCCTTCCTTCCCGTGGCCGCCATGAACGAGGCCGACCGCCTCGCCTGGGGCTGGCGCATCCCGTTCTGGCTGTCCCTCGTGGTGCTGGTGGTCGCCTACCTGGTCCGGCGCTCCCTCGAAGAACCCGAGGTCTTCGAGGAAAAGCACGACCACGGCGAACTGGTCAAGCTTCCGTTTGCCAAGATGTTCAAGACGCACCCGGCGCAGTTCTTCCAGGTTGCCCTGATGTCCTTCGAAACCGTGACCAACACGTTCATGCAGTCCTTCGGTCTGGCCTACGCCGTGTCCGTGGGCGTCCCGGCGTCGACCATGCTGTGGGTGAGCATCGTGGGCAACGTCATCGCCATGTTCAGCCAGCCGCTGCTGGCCCGGCTCTCGGACCGCTTCGGCCGTCGACCGGTATTCATCGCCGGCGTCCTGGGGTCCGGGCTGATGATCTTCGTCTACTTCTCCGTCATCTCCACCGGCAACATCCCCATGATCTTCCTCGCCAGCACGGTGATCACCGCCGGCACGTACTCTATGTCCAACGCGATCTACCCGGCGTGGTTCTCCGAGTTGTTCAACGTCAAGGTCCGCTACTCGGGCATGGCCATCGGCCTGCAGGTCGGCATCCTCTGCGCCGGATTCACGCCGCTGCTGGGCACCGCGCTGGTCGGCGCCGACAAGGCCAACTGGGGCCCGGCCGCCTGGATTGTCGCCGCATCATCCCTGCTGGCGGTGGCCGGCGCGTACTGGGCCCGCGAAACCCACAAGACCCCGCTGCGGCAGCTGGGCAACCCGGTCAAGTAG
- a CDS encoding LysR family transcriptional regulator, whose product MELRQIEAFLALAEELHFGRAAHRLRMAQSPLSQTIRKLEKELGSDLFERNTRSVAMTTAGVAFLPHARRIIDELDLARRSAVTEPGTFYGRLSIGFSGALNHRTLPPLTRALRHRYPSLDLTLTGGLLTQDALQQLRNGSLDLAFVGLPLDAGTLSTRTIALEALGATVPVDHPLAERPAIGLAELSDDGFVTMRAAQGSTLREATFAACAAAGFRPKVAQEVTDPYTALSLVAGGVGVSLMPASVASIMPGGTVFIPVTGSAPLLESGLAWNPAGISPALALALAVAEEVLPTPAS is encoded by the coding sequence ATGGAGCTTCGGCAGATCGAGGCTTTCCTTGCCCTGGCCGAGGAACTGCACTTCGGCCGGGCAGCGCACCGCCTCCGTATGGCCCAGTCCCCGCTGAGCCAGACCATCAGGAAGCTCGAGAAGGAGCTTGGCTCGGACCTGTTTGAGCGCAACACCCGCTCGGTGGCCATGACGACGGCGGGCGTCGCCTTTCTCCCCCACGCCCGCCGGATCATCGACGAACTTGATCTCGCCCGCCGTTCCGCCGTCACCGAACCCGGCACGTTCTACGGCCGGCTCAGCATCGGCTTCTCCGGGGCGCTGAACCACCGGACCCTTCCCCCGCTGACCCGGGCCCTCCGCCACCGCTACCCCTCCCTGGACCTGACCCTTACCGGAGGACTGCTGACCCAGGACGCGCTGCAGCAGCTCCGGAACGGTTCGCTGGACCTCGCCTTCGTGGGGCTGCCGCTGGACGCGGGCACGCTGTCCACCCGCACCATCGCCCTCGAAGCGCTGGGTGCCACCGTGCCGGTGGACCACCCGCTGGCCGAGCGGCCGGCAATCGGGCTCGCTGAGTTGTCCGACGACGGGTTCGTCACCATGCGCGCCGCCCAGGGATCCACCCTCCGCGAGGCCACTTTCGCGGCCTGCGCCGCAGCCGGGTTCCGGCCCAAAGTGGCCCAAGAGGTCACCGACCCCTACACCGCCCTGTCACTGGTGGCCGGCGGCGTGGGTGTGAGCCTGATGCCCGCCTCCGTCGCCAGCATCATGCCCGGCGGGACGGTGTTCATCCCGGTTACCGGCAGCGCGCCCCTGCTGGAATCGGGCCTTGCGTGGAACCCGGCCGGCATCTCCCCCGCACTGGCGCTGGCCCTGGCCGTCGCCGAGGAAGTCCTCCCGACGCCGGCAAGCTGA